A window of Opitutus sp. ER46 contains these coding sequences:
- a CDS encoding metalloregulator ArsR/SmtB family transcription factor, protein MTLQQRTAVFKALGHPARLRIVDALGEGERCVCDLVEVAGLAWSTVSRHLAILKDAGVLVDEKRGQQVFYRLQLGCVADLNRCLDGSAPKATGSCCATKRARS, encoded by the coding sequence ATGACGCTCCAGCAACGCACCGCCGTCTTCAAGGCTCTCGGCCATCCCGCGCGCCTCCGCATCGTCGACGCGCTGGGCGAGGGCGAACGCTGCGTCTGCGATCTCGTGGAGGTCGCCGGCCTGGCCTGGTCCACCGTGTCGCGTCATCTCGCAATCCTGAAGGACGCCGGGGTGCTCGTGGATGAGAAGCGCGGCCAGCAGGTGTTCTACCGGCTGCAGCTGGGCTGCGTCGCCGACCTCAATCGCTGCCTCGATGGCAGCGCGCCGAAAGCCACCGGGTCCTGCTGCGCGACGAAGCGCGCCCGGAGCTGA
- a CDS encoding RNA polymerase sigma factor — protein MPPADPEISRWFAEQVQPHEAALRAWLHHRFPDETEVDDVVQEAYIRLLRAATPCAIHSPKAFLFAVARNLALDRVRHRQSLPTQGFVDSDLSSVLDTNEDVVSAINRQQELALLTTAIQSLPDRCRQIFTLRKVYGLSQREIADRLGISVSTVSAQLTIGFNKCSEYMAERLRKERD, from the coding sequence ATGCCTCCAGCCGATCCCGAGATCTCCCGCTGGTTTGCGGAACAGGTGCAGCCGCACGAGGCCGCGCTGCGGGCGTGGCTGCACCACCGCTTCCCCGACGAGACTGAGGTGGATGACGTCGTGCAGGAGGCCTACATTCGCCTGCTTCGGGCCGCCACACCTTGCGCCATCCACTCGCCGAAGGCCTTTCTTTTCGCCGTCGCGCGCAACCTGGCGCTCGATCGGGTGCGCCACCGCCAGTCGCTGCCCACCCAGGGCTTCGTGGATTCCGACCTCTCATCCGTCTTGGATACGAATGAGGACGTCGTCTCCGCCATCAACCGGCAGCAGGAACTCGCGCTCTTGACCACCGCCATCCAGTCGCTGCCCGATCGCTGCCGGCAGATCTTCACGCTCCGGAAGGTCTACGGCTTGTCGCAGCGCGAGATCGCCGACCGGCTGGGTATCTCCGTCAGCACGGTGTCGGCGCAGCTGACAATCGGCTTCAACAAATGCTCGGAGTACATGGCCGAGCGCCTGCGGAAGGAGCGCGACTGA
- a CDS encoding MFS transporter: protein MTTAPAVSASPADAHLRRLRWAVFLSGTLGYSLYYVCRLSLSVVKTPLVREGVLTESQLGLIGSGLFYAYAAGKLINGFLADRANITRFLALGLLGTAVVNLVLGFNPGFLAFLLLWLASGWCQSMGSPACVVGLSRWFSREQRGTYYGLWSASHNIGEGLTFVAVALVSSTFGWRWGFWGAAGAGLMGVVIVWLFFHNQPPGAQPTVQAADHTRLAPEERRRIRALQWSVVKSPEIWLIAAASAFMYIARYSINSWGVFYLEMGKGYAPVQAGSIISINAVCGVLGTIASGWVTDRWFADNRFMPALLAGLLNAVSLGAFLAIPGGHVWLDAACMVGFGISIGALICFLGGLLAIDCVPKEVAGAALGTVGIASYIGAGTQDAVSGFLIEGGKVASGTTTHYDFTVAALFWFSASALSALVTAIVWRRSRRRQAAAAA, encoded by the coding sequence GTGACCACGGCACCCGCGGTCAGCGCGTCTCCGGCCGATGCCCACCTGCGCCGCCTGCGCTGGGCCGTGTTCCTGTCGGGCACGCTGGGCTACAGTCTCTACTACGTCTGCCGGCTGAGCCTCTCGGTGGTGAAGACCCCGCTGGTGCGCGAGGGCGTGCTGACCGAGTCGCAGCTCGGGCTCATCGGCTCGGGGCTCTTCTACGCGTACGCCGCGGGCAAGCTCATCAACGGCTTCCTCGCCGACCGCGCGAACATCACCCGTTTCCTGGCGCTCGGCCTGCTCGGCACGGCGGTCGTCAACCTGGTGCTGGGTTTCAACCCGGGCTTCCTGGCGTTCCTGCTGCTCTGGCTCGCGAGCGGCTGGTGCCAGTCGATGGGTTCGCCGGCGTGCGTGGTCGGCCTCTCGCGCTGGTTCTCGCGGGAACAGCGCGGCACCTATTACGGCCTGTGGAGCGCCAGCCATAACATCGGCGAAGGGCTCACCTTCGTCGCCGTGGCGCTCGTCAGCTCGACGTTTGGCTGGCGCTGGGGCTTCTGGGGCGCGGCCGGGGCCGGCCTGATGGGCGTCGTGATCGTCTGGCTCTTTTTCCACAACCAGCCGCCCGGCGCGCAGCCCACGGTGCAGGCGGCGGATCACACGCGTTTGGCGCCGGAGGAGCGGCGGCGCATCCGCGCGCTGCAATGGAGCGTGGTGAAATCGCCCGAAATCTGGCTTATCGCCGCGGCCAGCGCGTTTATGTACATCGCGCGCTACTCGATCAACAGCTGGGGCGTTTTCTACCTCGAGATGGGGAAGGGCTATGCGCCCGTGCAGGCCGGCTCGATCATCTCCATCAACGCCGTCTGCGGCGTGCTCGGCACCATTGCGTCCGGCTGGGTGACCGACCGCTGGTTCGCGGACAACCGTTTCATGCCGGCCCTGCTCGCCGGGTTGCTCAACGCGGTCTCCCTCGGTGCCTTCCTTGCCATCCCCGGCGGCCACGTCTGGCTCGACGCGGCGTGCATGGTTGGCTTCGGCATCTCGATCGGCGCGCTCATCTGCTTCCTTGGCGGTCTGCTCGCCATCGATTGCGTGCCCAAGGAGGTCGCGGGCGCGGCGCTCGGCACCGTCGGCATTGCCAGCTACATCGGCGCGGGCACGCAGGATGCCGTCAGCGGCTTCCTGATCGAGGGCGGCAAGGTCGCCTCCGGTACCACGACCCACTACGACTTCACCGTCGCCGCCCTCTTCTGGTTCAGCGCTTCCGCGCTGTCGGCCCTGGTCACCGCCATCGTCTGGCGGCGTTCGCGCCGCCGGCAGGCGGCGGCGGCCGCGTGA
- a CDS encoding permease, giving the protein MNQPRLSHRPFLIAAAVVALWLTAYVLLSSLSRWLTYDLLAIAPGSHLGSSVEFFLYDTPKVMLLLVAVVFVVGIIRSFFTPERTRAFLAGRRELKGNVLAALLGVVTPFCTCSAVPLFIGFVTAGVPLGVTFSFLISAPMVNEVALVMLFGLFGWRVAALYLATGLVIALIAGWVIGRLRLERWVEGWVYESAAGATAAPEDAMTWAQRLAAGRQAVREIVGKVWPYVIAGIAVGAGIHGYVPENFMASIMGRDAWWSVPLAVLMGVPMYANAAGIIPVVQALLAKGAALGTVLAFMMAVIGLSLPEAIILRQVLKLPLIAVFFSVVAAGIMLVGFLFNAVL; this is encoded by the coding sequence ATGAATCAGCCGCGCCTCTCCCATCGCCCCTTCCTGATCGCCGCCGCCGTGGTGGCCCTCTGGCTGACGGCGTACGTCCTTCTGTCTTCGCTCAGTCGCTGGCTGACCTACGACCTCCTGGCGATCGCGCCGGGCAGTCACCTCGGATCCTCCGTCGAGTTCTTCCTCTACGACACCCCCAAGGTGATGCTCCTGCTTGTGGCGGTGGTCTTCGTTGTCGGCATCATTCGGTCCTTCTTCACCCCGGAGCGCACGCGCGCCTTCCTGGCAGGCCGGCGTGAGCTCAAGGGCAACGTGCTCGCCGCCCTGCTCGGGGTGGTAACTCCCTTCTGCACCTGCTCGGCCGTGCCACTCTTCATCGGCTTCGTCACGGCGGGCGTGCCCCTGGGAGTGACGTTCTCGTTCCTGATCTCGGCGCCCATGGTCAACGAGGTCGCCCTGGTCATGCTCTTCGGTCTCTTCGGCTGGCGCGTCGCGGCGCTCTATCTCGCCACCGGCCTCGTCATCGCGCTGATTGCGGGCTGGGTGATCGGCCGACTCCGGCTCGAGCGCTGGGTGGAGGGCTGGGTATACGAGTCCGCCGCGGGCGCGACGGCTGCCCCTGAGGACGCCATGACGTGGGCGCAGCGGCTGGCCGCCGGGCGGCAGGCGGTGCGCGAGATCGTGGGCAAGGTCTGGCCTTACGTTATCGCTGGCATCGCCGTCGGCGCCGGGATTCATGGCTACGTGCCCGAGAATTTCATGGCGTCCATCATGGGCCGCGACGCCTGGTGGTCGGTGCCCCTGGCGGTCCTTATGGGCGTGCCGATGTACGCGAACGCCGCGGGCATCATTCCGGTGGTGCAGGCGCTGCTCGCGAAAGGCGCGGCGCTCGGCACCGTCCTGGCGTTCATGATGGCGGTCATCGGCCTCTCTCTTCCCGAGGCGATCATCCTCCGCCAGGTGCTCAAACTGCCGCTGATCGCGGTGTTCTTCAGCGTGGTGGCCGCGGGCATCATGCTCGTCGGGTTCCTGTTCAACGCGGTGCTGTGA
- a CDS encoding response regulator encodes MNHANILVIDDERQIRRLLRVTLESAGYTVREAETAQLGLVEAAQQPPDAIIVDLGLPDIDGTKAIQRLREWTNVPILVLSVREAEDDKVTAFDVGADDYLTKPFSARELLARLRAIMRRTTPAQEPAIVSFGDVEVDLASRVVRKAGAEVRLTVKEYALLRLLVQYRGKVVTHRQLLRELWGPNAEESTHYLRVHMNHLRQKLEPEPARPRHLRTDAGIGYRLVVD; translated from the coding sequence TCGCCGCCTCCTTCGCGTCACCCTGGAATCGGCCGGCTATACGGTGCGGGAGGCCGAGACCGCGCAACTGGGGCTGGTGGAAGCCGCCCAGCAACCTCCTGACGCCATCATCGTCGACCTCGGCTTGCCCGATATCGATGGCACCAAAGCCATCCAACGCCTGCGCGAGTGGACCAACGTCCCCATCCTGGTGCTCTCCGTCCGGGAGGCGGAAGACGACAAGGTCACGGCTTTCGATGTCGGCGCCGATGACTACCTCACGAAACCGTTCAGCGCCCGCGAGCTCCTCGCCCGTTTGCGGGCAATCATGCGCCGGACAACACCGGCCCAGGAGCCGGCCATCGTCAGCTTCGGCGACGTGGAGGTCGACCTGGCGAGCCGCGTCGTCCGCAAAGCGGGGGCCGAAGTCCGTCTGACCGTGAAGGAATATGCGCTGCTGCGCCTCCTCGTGCAGTACCGGGGCAAGGTCGTCACCCACCGGCAACTGCTCCGGGAGCTTTGGGGTCCGAACGCCGAGGAAAGCACCCATTATCTCCGGGTGCACATGAACCATCTCCGGCAAAAGCTCGAGCCCGAGCCCGCTCGGCCCCGTCACCTCCGCACCGACGCCGGCATCGGCTATCGGCTGGTGGTCGACTGA
- a CDS encoding thioredoxin family protein, with the protein MKNIEILGGGCAKCQQLQANTEAAAQALGLEYHIVKVSDLREIAKRGVMSTPGLVVDGVVKSSGRLLTPDQIKPLLG; encoded by the coding sequence ATGAAAAACATCGAAATTCTCGGCGGCGGCTGCGCGAAGTGCCAGCAACTGCAGGCTAACACCGAGGCGGCCGCCCAGGCCCTCGGTCTCGAATATCACATCGTAAAGGTCTCCGACCTGCGCGAGATCGCCAAACGCGGCGTCATGTCCACCCCGGGCCTGGTCGTCGACGGTGTCGTCAAGAGCAGCGGCCGGCTGCTCACGCCCGACCAGATCAAGCCCCTGCTGGGCTGA
- a CDS encoding NAD(P)-binding domain-containing protein — MNKQTVGFIGGGRIARIFLAGWTRAGKMPAHVVVADPNAQALAQLKARYAAVETTTDLAAAAAQDIVFLATHPPALTEAAGAAARALRPAAILVSLAPKFTLAKLSALLGGFSRLARSNPNAASVVGFGMNPIVFAPALDAADRAAVHALLAPLGESPEVAEEKIEAYAVFTAMGPTYLWFQMQALRELAVSFGLAPAEADVALKRMVCGAARTLVDSGLPPAEVMDLVPVKPLAEMEPQVLELYRTRLPALFQKIKP; from the coding sequence ATGAACAAGCAGACGGTTGGTTTCATCGGCGGTGGCCGCATCGCCCGCATCTTTCTCGCCGGGTGGACGCGCGCCGGAAAAATGCCGGCACACGTGGTCGTGGCCGACCCGAACGCCCAGGCGCTGGCGCAGCTCAAGGCGCGCTATGCCGCGGTCGAGACCACGACCGATCTCGCCGCGGCCGCGGCGCAGGACATCGTTTTCCTCGCCACGCATCCGCCGGCGTTGACCGAAGCCGCCGGCGCGGCCGCCCGTGCCTTGCGGCCCGCCGCGATCCTCGTGTCGCTCGCGCCGAAGTTCACCCTGGCCAAGCTCTCCGCGTTGCTGGGCGGCTTCTCGCGGCTCGCCCGGTCGAACCCGAATGCCGCGTCGGTGGTGGGCTTCGGCATGAACCCGATCGTCTTCGCCCCGGCGCTCGATGCGGCCGACCGGGCTGCAGTCCACGCACTGCTCGCGCCGCTCGGTGAGAGTCCCGAGGTGGCCGAGGAGAAGATCGAGGCGTATGCGGTGTTCACCGCGATGGGCCCGACGTATCTCTGGTTCCAGATGCAGGCGCTGCGCGAGCTGGCCGTCTCGTTCGGACTTGCCCCTGCCGAGGCCGACGTCGCCCTGAAGCGGATGGTCTGCGGTGCGGCGCGCACGCTCGTCGACTCCGGCCTGCCTCCCGCCGAGGTGATGGACCTCGTGCCCGTCAAACCCCTCGCCGAGATGGAACCGCAGGTCCTGGAGCTCTACCGCACGCGCCTCCCCGCGCTCTTCCAGAAGATCAAGCCCTGA
- a CDS encoding FecR domain-containing protein, with amino-acid sequence MSAASSNSEDGRRAELEAADWVVRLDRGLSGPELDEYSAWLAADPSHGQWLARKKREWASLDVLADWRPEHSTEPNPDLLARPRRRRWTAWTPLGLAAALVLGVSLWFVTNARSLPPAEAPVVAGACERRVLKDGSVVQLNRGAVLEVDYGPAQRRVVLRQGEAHFQVAKDAHRPFIVRAGGVQVRAVGTAFDVRMATADVEILVTEGRVQVQPSAKRDVELKPALVSAGECARVSLAESRPTVEVTSVTPEQMVQRLGWQSRWMHFEGRPLAEIVAEFNRFNRTQLVIADAELNGVSIVASFRPENVEAFVRLLEQTAGVRAERTGDTVTLRRR; translated from the coding sequence ATGAGTGCGGCGTCCTCCAACTCTGAAGACGGCCGGCGCGCCGAGCTTGAGGCGGCCGACTGGGTCGTGCGGCTGGATCGTGGTCTCAGTGGACCGGAACTCGACGAGTATTCGGCGTGGCTCGCGGCCGATCCCAGCCACGGTCAGTGGCTCGCGCGCAAAAAGCGGGAATGGGCATCGCTCGATGTCCTGGCGGACTGGCGGCCGGAACACAGCACGGAGCCGAATCCGGATCTGCTCGCGCGGCCGCGCCGCCGCCGTTGGACCGCGTGGACGCCGCTGGGGCTGGCCGCGGCGTTGGTGCTCGGGGTCTCGCTGTGGTTCGTCACAAACGCCCGTTCGCTGCCGCCTGCCGAAGCCCCGGTGGTCGCGGGGGCCTGTGAACGACGCGTGCTCAAGGACGGTTCGGTGGTGCAGCTGAACCGAGGTGCGGTGCTCGAGGTGGATTATGGCCCCGCGCAGCGGCGGGTCGTGCTGCGGCAGGGCGAGGCGCACTTCCAGGTCGCGAAAGACGCGCACCGCCCGTTCATCGTGCGGGCCGGCGGCGTGCAGGTGCGCGCGGTGGGCACCGCCTTTGACGTGCGGATGGCGACAGCGGACGTCGAGATTCTCGTCACCGAAGGCCGCGTGCAGGTGCAGCCCTCGGCGAAGCGTGATGTGGAGTTGAAGCCTGCACTCGTTTCCGCCGGCGAATGTGCCCGGGTCTCCCTGGCGGAAAGCCGGCCCACGGTGGAGGTGACGTCCGTGACGCCGGAACAAATGGTGCAACGGCTGGGATGGCAGAGCCGATGGATGCATTTTGAGGGCCGCCCGCTCGCCGAGATCGTGGCGGAGTTCAACCGCTTCAACCGCACGCAACTCGTGATCGCCGACGCCGAGCTGAACGGGGTCTCGATCGTGGCGTCGTTTCGCCCGGAAAACGTCGAAGCCTTCGTGCGGCTGCTCGAGCAGACGGCCGGCGTGCGGGCCGAACGGACGGGCGACACCGTCACGCTGCGGCGCCGCTGA